In a genomic window of Candidatus Methylomirabilis lanthanidiphila:
- a CDS encoding inosine 5'-monophosphate dehydrogenase has translation MAEELVRDWMHRGVITCGPETSIQAVADAMKAHDISALVVVDEAGDAIGVISRTDLVNARFIEPYLKHWRGLTAKHLMSAPVVSVSDTTPLAEAAARLRDRKIHRLVVIERHGPHEKPIGILSITDLAGKA, from the coding sequence ATGGCGGAGGAGCTCGTCAGAGACTGGATGCACCGGGGCGTGATTACGTGCGGGCCCGAGACGTCTATCCAGGCGGTGGCCGATGCAATGAAGGCGCACGACATCAGTGCCCTGGTAGTGGTGGACGAGGCGGGCGACGCGATCGGCGTCATCTCCCGCACCGATCTCGTCAACGCGCGGTTCATCGAGCCGTATCTGAAGCACTGGCGCGGCCTGACCGCCAAGCACCTGATGAGCGCGCCGGTCGTCAGCGTCTCGGATACGACGCCGCTTGCCGAGGCGGCGGCGCGCCTCCGCGACCGGAAGATCCACCGGTTGGTGGTGATCGAAAGGCATGGGCCACACGAGAAGCCGATCGGCATCCTCTCGATCACCGATCTGGCCGGGAAGGCGTAA
- a CDS encoding thiamine pyrophosphate-binding protein: protein MTEYEPRYNPLDEEHVEQVAGTKPRGLEKEIHESALPPTGVLELDLEQYVGDFNERIIGAYAAGTGEQSLPADVGVARSLIPPGTGALRDFSYIAPEIPRFDRDKCVGCMSCVTECPDTAILGKAIPKSHLEAELSAISDSQERDGIRAQWAVTRKYYEVFEKKGEEGALFGIFVDPTKCKGCAECVEVCDALGYHALAMIKKDEQTIPRYRSYFNFFRQVGPTPRAYINERALADMMLSDEALLYVGGAGSCMGCGEATAIRMMLAATGFVYGAEHVGIVAATGCNTVYGSTYPYNPFLVPWTNSLFENAPAVAMGVRAKWDQRGWQQKKVWVIGGDGAMYDIGFQALSRMLASGMDINVLILDTQVYSNTGGQASTATYTGQDAKMAIVGKATPGKRERRKELALIAMMHPDTFVAQTTAAHINHFYRAIMAANEYPGPAVVTVYTTCQPEHGVADDRSSYQAKLAVDSRAFPLFVYDPRKGERIKERLSLAGNPAVGDDWYRLPHTGEVVDFVAFARTEGRFAKQFDAEGRTSDTLRDAQADRLQYWRRLQELAGVR, encoded by the coding sequence ATGACAGAGTACGAGCCACGATATAACCCTTTGGACGAAGAGCACGTCGAACAGGTCGCCGGGACCAAGCCTCGCGGGCTTGAGAAGGAGATCCACGAAAGCGCCCTGCCGCCGACCGGAGTGCTGGAGCTTGATCTTGAGCAGTATGTGGGCGACTTCAACGAGCGGATCATCGGGGCGTATGCGGCCGGGACCGGAGAGCAGAGCCTGCCCGCCGATGTCGGAGTGGCCCGCAGTCTGATCCCGCCTGGGACCGGCGCCCTGCGCGACTTCAGCTATATTGCGCCGGAGATCCCGCGGTTCGACCGGGATAAATGCGTCGGCTGCATGTCCTGTGTCACCGAGTGCCCCGATACCGCCATCCTGGGGAAGGCGATCCCCAAGTCGCACCTGGAGGCCGAGTTGAGCGCTATCAGCGATTCTCAGGAGCGGGATGGGATTCGAGCCCAGTGGGCGGTGACGCGGAAATACTACGAGGTCTTCGAAAAGAAGGGCGAAGAAGGCGCCCTATTCGGTATCTTCGTCGATCCGACCAAGTGCAAGGGGTGCGCCGAGTGTGTCGAGGTTTGCGACGCCCTCGGCTACCATGCCCTCGCGATGATCAAAAAGGACGAGCAGACGATCCCCAGGTATCGGAGTTATTTCAACTTCTTCCGACAGGTCGGTCCGACCCCGCGCGCCTATATCAATGAGCGCGCCCTGGCCGACATGATGCTGTCCGACGAGGCGCTGTTGTATGTCGGCGGCGCCGGATCGTGCATGGGGTGCGGTGAGGCGACGGCGATCCGAATGATGCTGGCTGCCACCGGATTCGTGTATGGCGCCGAGCATGTGGGGATCGTGGCGGCGACCGGGTGCAACACGGTTTACGGCTCGACCTATCCCTACAACCCGTTCCTGGTACCGTGGACCAACTCCCTGTTCGAGAATGCGCCGGCGGTCGCGATGGGGGTTCGCGCGAAGTGGGACCAACGGGGATGGCAGCAGAAGAAGGTCTGGGTCATCGGGGGCGACGGTGCCATGTACGACATCGGCTTCCAGGCGTTGTCGCGGATGCTGGCGTCGGGGATGGACATCAATGTGCTGATCCTGGATACGCAGGTCTACTCCAATACGGGAGGACAGGCCTCCACGGCGACCTACACCGGACAGGATGCCAAGATGGCCATTGTCGGGAAGGCAACACCCGGCAAACGGGAGCGGCGCAAAGAGCTGGCGCTCATCGCCATGATGCACCCTGATACCTTCGTCGCGCAGACCACCGCCGCCCACATTAATCACTTCTACCGGGCTATCATGGCGGCCAACGAATACCCGGGCCCGGCCGTGGTGACAGTCTACACGACCTGTCAGCCGGAGCACGGCGTGGCGGACGACCGGTCGTCGTACCAGGCGAAGCTGGCGGTCGATTCGCGGGCCTTCCCGCTCTTTGTGTACGACCCGCGCAAGGGCGAACGGATCAAAGAGCGACTCAGCCTGGCGGGCAACCCGGCCGTCGGCGACGACTGGTACCGACTGCCGCATACGGGAGAGGTGGTCGATTTTGTTGCGTTTGCCAGGACGGAGGGTCGGTTCGCAAAGCAGTTCGACGCCGAGGGCCGCACGTCCGACACCCTGCGCGACGCCCAAGCCGATCGGCTTCAGTACTGGCGACGCCTGCAAGAGTTAGCCGGCGTACGATAA
- a CDS encoding Fe-S oxidoreductase, protein MYPVISGFDHLVFAEAPKLIYWELTRACDLVCTHCRAEAIAMRDPFELSTEEAKVLLGQLRTFGDPPPQLVMTGGDPLKRPDFFELVRHSRSIGMPTSVAPSGTPLLTPDAIAALAENGVMSISLSIDGATAGSHDRFRGVAGCFETTMRAIQAVRAAGIPLQINTLVTPETMAELPGVFRLLKDLGIMRWSLFYLIATGRGRALREIRPSEAEALHNWIYDLVKTAPFAIKATEAPHFRRVAYMRMKLEGLDDTAIRQTPIGRGFGIRDGNGIMFISHTGDVYPSGFLPVTAGNVRRESPVSIYRHSEIFTRLRDADQYGGKCGLCEFRWVCGGSRARAFAETDDPNGSDPLCAYRPEAALVGAADGDRG, encoded by the coding sequence ATGTATCCAGTTATCAGCGGATTTGACCATCTGGTCTTTGCCGAGGCACCCAAGCTGATCTATTGGGAGCTGACGCGGGCCTGCGACCTGGTCTGCACGCATTGTCGCGCCGAGGCGATTGCGATGCGCGACCCGTTTGAGCTCAGTACGGAGGAGGCCAAGGTGCTGCTCGGGCAACTCCGGACGTTCGGCGATCCGCCCCCCCAGCTTGTCATGACCGGCGGCGACCCGTTGAAACGTCCTGATTTCTTTGAGCTGGTGCGGCATAGCCGAAGCATCGGGATGCCGACATCCGTTGCGCCGAGCGGCACCCCGCTCCTCACGCCGGACGCCATCGCGGCGCTGGCGGAAAACGGGGTGATGAGCATATCGCTGAGCATCGACGGCGCCACGGCCGGGAGCCACGATCGATTTCGCGGCGTTGCCGGGTGCTTTGAGACCACCATGCGCGCCATTCAGGCTGTCCGGGCGGCGGGGATCCCGCTGCAGATCAATACCCTTGTCACCCCCGAAACCATGGCGGAACTGCCCGGCGTATTCCGGCTGCTGAAGGACTTGGGGATCATGCGGTGGAGTCTCTTTTATCTGATCGCCACGGGGCGCGGTCGGGCCCTCCGTGAGATCAGGCCCAGCGAGGCCGAGGCGCTGCACAACTGGATCTACGACCTCGTCAAGACGGCGCCGTTCGCCATCAAGGCGACGGAGGCCCCGCATTTTCGCCGCGTGGCCTACATGCGCATGAAGCTGGAAGGCCTGGACGACACCGCGATCCGCCAGACGCCTATCGGACGGGGCTTTGGAATCCGAGACGGTAACGGCATTATGTTCATCTCGCACACCGGGGATGTCTATCCGTCCGGATTCCTGCCGGTAACGGCCGGGAACGTACGCCGAGAGAGCCCTGTATCGATCTACCGTCATTCGGAGATATTTACGCGCCTCCGCGACGCCGATCAATATGGCGGCAAGTGCGGCCTCTGCGAGTTTCGCTGGGTGTGCGGCGGCTCGCGGGCCCGCGCGTTTGCCGAGACCGACGATCCCAATGGAAGCGACCCGCTGTGCGCCTACAGGCCGGAGGCTGCGCTGGTAGGGGCGGCGGACGGAGATCGAGGATAA
- a CDS encoding UspA protein: MQISRILFPTDFSHDAEHAFQYALTFAREFGAELHLLHVIYFPPQTPEYDIGQVIDSLVKNAEGSLKKLAESVDDPKPVFRLDVQVGVEHAEITKFAEREKIDLIVMGTRGRTGLAHVFLGSVAERVVRHASCPVLTVKLPARKGGEGVKKESAT, from the coding sequence ATGCAGATTTCACGGATCCTTTTTCCGACCGACTTCTCCCATGATGCCGAGCACGCATTCCAGTATGCGCTCACCTTTGCCCGCGAGTTCGGCGCCGAACTGCACCTGCTTCACGTCATCTACTTCCCCCCCCAAACGCCTGAATACGACATCGGACAGGTCATTGACAGCCTGGTCAAGAACGCCGAGGGCAGCCTGAAAAAGCTGGCCGAGAGCGTCGACGACCCGAAACCGGTGTTTCGTCTGGACGTACAGGTCGGGGTGGAGCACGCCGAGATCACGAAGTTTGCCGAGCGGGAAAAGATCGATTTGATCGTGATGGGAACCCGCGGACGAACGGGACTGGCGCATGTTTTTCTGGGTAGTGTTGCCGAACGGGTGGTACGCCACGCTTCCTGCCCCGTCCTGACCGTCAAACTCCCGGCACGGAAAGGCGGAGAGGGGGTAAAAAAGGAGTCAGCGACATGA
- a CDS encoding aminoglycoside phosphotransferase gives MTLQHKALAQYLEAALGGVVQVQAVRPITGDESHVVGKEPGVLHGHDLKAFGYGRPIQIDLLLNGVPRSYVLSTMRGGRGFGHDHKADRAGALIWAHEAYGKLARHVESIDVGFFTRDGQLQSAGRAEEYFLLVDKVEGATYRLDLERILAEGNASKLDFDRARALSDYLAKIHAEKEQDEQLYFRRIRDLIGHGEGIMGILDGYPTDYPLLPSKQQYVVECGCVAWRQCLKEKSARLSIVHGDFHPWNILFREGTDFTLLDRSRGEWGEPADDIAALSINFLFFSLLRSGRLEGPFQALFDCFYGGYLERTRDLDLNSVIPPFYVFRALVIASPRWYPDLPEEVRIKLLRFVQAMLRIEQFDHKDLNRYLL, from the coding sequence ATGACACTGCAGCACAAGGCGTTGGCCCAGTATCTCGAAGCCGCCCTTGGCGGCGTTGTCCAGGTGCAGGCCGTTCGGCCGATCACAGGCGACGAATCTCACGTCGTCGGGAAGGAGCCTGGCGTGTTGCATGGTCACGATCTGAAGGCGTTCGGCTACGGCCGTCCGATCCAGATCGACCTGCTCCTGAATGGAGTCCCTCGCTCCTACGTCCTGTCCACGATGCGGGGCGGCCGTGGCTTCGGCCACGATCACAAGGCCGACAGGGCGGGCGCGTTGATCTGGGCGCATGAGGCGTACGGGAAACTGGCGCGCCATGTGGAGAGCATTGACGTCGGCTTCTTCACGCGCGACGGACAGTTGCAGTCGGCCGGGCGCGCGGAGGAGTATTTCCTTCTTGTAGACAAGGTCGAAGGGGCCACGTATCGGCTTGATCTGGAGCGGATTCTGGCGGAAGGGAACGCGTCGAAACTGGACTTCGACCGCGCCAGGGCGCTGTCGGACTATCTGGCCAAGATCCACGCCGAAAAAGAGCAGGACGAACAACTCTACTTCCGTCGGATCCGAGATCTGATCGGTCATGGCGAGGGCATCATGGGGATTCTGGACGGGTATCCGACGGATTACCCTCTTCTCCCTTCGAAGCAACAATACGTTGTCGAGTGCGGATGTGTGGCGTGGCGACAGTGCCTGAAAGAAAAGAGTGCGCGCCTGAGCATCGTCCATGGGGATTTTCACCCCTGGAACATCCTTTTTCGAGAGGGGACCGATTTCACGCTGCTCGACAGAAGTCGCGGGGAGTGGGGGGAGCCGGCCGATGATATCGCGGCTCTCAGCATCAATTTTCTCTTCTTCTCACTTCTGCGGTCGGGTCGGCTGGAGGGTCCGTTCCAGGCGCTGTTTGACTGCTTCTACGGCGGCTACCTCGAGCGGACCCGCGATCTCGATCTGAACTCCGTGATTCCGCCCTTCTATGTTTTCCGGGCGCTGGTCATCGCCAGCCCGCGTTGGTACCCTGACCTTCCGGAAGAGGTGCGCATCAAGCTGTTGAGGTTTGTGCAGGCGATGCTCCGGATCGAGCAGTTCGATCACAAGGATCTTAATCGATATCTATTGTGA
- a CDS encoding adenylylsulfate kinase: protein MAWVAWLTGLPGSGKSSVARETARRLEARGMRVRVLELDEIRRVVTPSASYTVQERETVYRALAYMAWLLYNEGASVIIDATAHRRRFRDAARALIPAFAEIYLCASLATCRARAGDRHGGYAPADVYGQAGREGSTVPGVDEMYEPPLHPELVINAETLDVKDAAEEAVQFLEGFQADRARVLLNADDKGGC, encoded by the coding sequence GTGGCGTGGGTGGCGTGGTTGACAGGACTGCCAGGAAGCGGCAAGAGCAGCGTGGCGCGCGAGACAGCTCGGCGCCTGGAGGCGCGCGGAATGCGGGTGCGGGTGTTGGAGCTCGATGAGATCCGACGGGTCGTCACCCCCTCGGCGAGCTACACGGTCCAGGAACGCGAGACGGTGTATCGCGCCCTGGCCTACATGGCGTGGCTGCTCTATAACGAAGGGGCGAGCGTGATCATCGATGCCACCGCCCACAGGCGGCGTTTCCGTGATGCGGCGCGCGCGCTGATCCCCGCCTTTGCCGAGATCTATCTATGCGCGTCGCTGGCCACCTGTCGGGCGCGGGCGGGAGATCGGCACGGCGGCTACGCCCCAGCCGATGTGTACGGGCAAGCGGGTCGAGAGGGATCGACGGTTCCCGGCGTCGACGAGATGTACGAGCCGCCGCTTCACCCCGAACTGGTGATTAATGCTGAGACACTTGACGTGAAGGACGCCGCGGAAGAGGCGGTGCAATTTCTTGAAGGCTTTCAGGCTGATCGGGCCAGAGTCTTGTTGAATGCAGATGATAAGGGCGGGTGTTGA
- a CDS encoding heat shock protein Hsp20, translated as MALVKWTPFGDLGTFRREMDRVFERFFGELPRLDLSGGGWTPHLDITETKDRVIVKAELPGLEAKDLDITISGNTLSLKGEKRQLKEEHDEHHHLLERSYGAFARTVELPAPVAADKIKAAFKNGVLTITLPKTEEAKRKAIPIQVE; from the coding sequence ATGGCGCTTGTGAAGTGGACACCATTCGGCGATTTAGGCACATTCAGGCGAGAGATGGACCGGGTATTCGAGCGGTTTTTTGGCGAGCTGCCTCGTCTGGACCTGTCCGGAGGGGGGTGGACCCCGCACCTGGACATCACCGAAACCAAGGACCGCGTGATTGTGAAGGCTGAGCTGCCAGGGTTGGAGGCCAAAGACCTGGATATCACCATCTCCGGCAACACGCTGAGCCTGAAGGGCGAGAAGCGGCAGCTTAAAGAGGAACATGACGAACACCACCACCTGCTTGAGCGCTCCTACGGCGCCTTTGCTCGAACGGTTGAGCTTCCCGCGCCGGTGGCGGCCGACAAAATCAAAGCGGCCTTCAAAAACGGGGTGCTGACGATTACACTGCCGAAGACGGAGGAGGCCAAGCGAAAGGCAATCCCGATTCAGGTCGAGTGA
- a CDS encoding S-adenosylmethionine synthetase has product MPQARVQRLQQPPIGEQPIEIVERKGLGHPDSICDAVMEEIARAINAEYQQRFGQVLHNNIDKGLLVAGRVRRRLGKGRVLQPMELVIGDRATYRVGRVRVPIKEIAVEAAKGWFRKSLRHVDPNRHVRYRVVLAEGSDELADIFRREGVREANDTSAAVGYAPLSETEQMVLWVERYLNSPGFKAAFPETGEDVKVMGIRADRALTMMVAMPLLCKAITSEAAYFRKKAEVMEALRQALPPSPGLDTIELVLNALDREGRGLGGMYLSLLGTSAEDADSGQVGRGNRVNGVIPLNRPVGGEAAAGKNPVSHIGKIYTVLSHRMADQIFRRVEGVREVYVWLVGQIGRPVDQPWAAVQLIQAADAEDEQITQGCRLVIDQELNRLTDFCVELTEGKYPVC; this is encoded by the coding sequence ATGCCGCAGGCGCGCGTGCAACGGTTGCAGCAGCCGCCCATCGGCGAGCAGCCGATCGAGATCGTCGAGCGGAAAGGGCTGGGCCATCCCGATTCGATCTGCGACGCCGTGATGGAGGAGATCGCGCGGGCCATCAACGCCGAATATCAACAACGCTTCGGCCAGGTCCTTCACAACAATATCGACAAGGGGCTGCTGGTCGCAGGGCGGGTTCGGCGGCGGCTCGGCAAGGGGCGCGTACTGCAGCCGATGGAGCTCGTGATCGGCGACCGTGCAACCTACCGCGTCGGGCGGGTGCGCGTCCCGATCAAGGAGATCGCGGTGGAGGCGGCCAAGGGTTGGTTTCGCAAGTCGCTGCGACATGTGGACCCGAATCGGCACGTGCGGTATCGGGTTGTGCTGGCGGAGGGCTCGGACGAATTGGCCGACATCTTCAGGCGCGAGGGGGTCAGAGAGGCCAACGACACCTCGGCGGCCGTCGGCTATGCCCCCCTGAGCGAGACCGAACAGATGGTCCTGTGGGTCGAGCGATACCTGAACTCGCCCGGCTTCAAGGCGGCGTTCCCGGAAACGGGGGAGGATGTGAAGGTCATGGGGATCCGCGCGGACCGGGCGCTCACCATGATGGTCGCCATGCCGCTGCTGTGCAAGGCGATTACATCCGAAGCAGCCTATTTTCGCAAGAAGGCTGAGGTTATGGAGGCCCTGCGACAGGCGCTGCCGCCCTCGCCAGGGCTGGATACCATCGAGCTGGTCCTGAACGCGCTGGATCGTGAGGGGCGCGGGTTGGGCGGCATGTATCTGTCGCTGCTCGGGACGTCGGCGGAGGACGCCGATTCCGGGCAGGTGGGAAGGGGCAATCGCGTCAATGGGGTAATCCCCCTGAACCGGCCGGTAGGCGGAGAGGCGGCGGCCGGGAAAAACCCGGTGAGCCATATCGGCAAGATTTACACGGTGTTGTCGCATCGGATGGCCGATCAGATCTTCCGGCGGGTCGAAGGGGTGCGGGAGGTCTATGTCTGGCTTGTGGGTCAGATTGGCCGACCGGTCGATCAGCCATGGGCGGCGGTCCAACTCATCCAGGCGGCCGATGCGGAGGATGAGCAGATCACGCAGGGGTGCAGGTTAGTGATCGATCAGGAACTGAACCGTCTGACGGATTTTTGTGTTGAGTTAACCGAGGGAAAGTATCCTGTCTGCTGA
- a CDS encoding inosine 5'-monophosphate dehydrogenase has product MRVKDRMRRSLVSVAQSDTLDHALTTLKRFNIRHLPVVKGDHVVGIVSDRDVKKAAPSPFDYPTAEEFRAFTSAVSVKEIMTKEVVTVAPLTPIEEAASLMSQKRIGALPVVQEGRLIGMITETDVLGVMTEMMGATQTASRIEIEIPASPGTLTEVIGIVEGQQIEIASLVTLPAREGARRLLIMRLRTINPDPVVRALEARGYPQVVGEFVS; this is encoded by the coding sequence ATGCGAGTTAAGGATCGAATGAGGCGCTCGCTGGTCAGTGTCGCACAGTCCGACACGCTGGATCATGCGCTGACAACGTTAAAGCGATTTAACATTCGCCACCTCCCGGTCGTCAAGGGGGACCATGTGGTGGGGATTGTGTCGGATCGGGACGTCAAGAAGGCTGCGCCCTCTCCGTTTGACTATCCGACCGCGGAGGAGTTTCGAGCCTTTACATCCGCAGTGTCCGTCAAGGAGATCATGACGAAGGAGGTGGTCACGGTGGCTCCGCTCACCCCCATCGAGGAGGCGGCCAGCCTGATGAGCCAGAAGCGGATCGGCGCGCTGCCGGTCGTCCAGGAGGGGCGGCTGATCGGGATGATCACTGAGACCGATGTCCTGGGCGTCATGACCGAGATGATGGGCGCGACGCAGACGGCATCTCGCATTGAGATTGAGATTCCGGCGAGTCCTGGAACGCTCACCGAGGTCATCGGGATCGTCGAGGGGCAGCAGATAGAGATTGCCAGTCTCGTGACCTTACCGGCTCGTGAAGGGGCCAGGCGTCTCCTTATCATGAGGCTACGAACGATCAATCCGGACCCCGTCGTCAGGGCGTTGGAGGCGCGCGGTTATCCGCAGGTAGTCGGCGAATTTGTCAGCTAG
- a CDS encoding Universal stress protein family protein, which yields MQKILMSVDGSFAAEAGARYALALAKACDAELDLLFVAADQSAGPMRRAEESLLRLLRQAHALGLKARSITEIGDPVRVMRDCVSREAITLAMASVTGPETARRLLREIPCAMLLVRVVHPGRMASPHEILVPVYGGEFEGGSLESAADLLASLGAYWHARVVLLQLRQPLTRLFERRRFGEETPEQAERKLIPIVTALSRRGMATGTRVSRGRRHGPGITAEAAARRHDLIFVGTKGPKRFLQWLRTETVDHLVRKSPCDLMLFRPAAA from the coding sequence ATGCAAAAGATCCTGATGAGTGTGGACGGATCGTTCGCCGCGGAGGCGGGGGCACGCTACGCCCTTGCGCTGGCCAAGGCCTGTGACGCGGAGCTTGATCTGCTCTTTGTCGCGGCGGATCAATCGGCCGGCCCGATGAGACGCGCCGAGGAGTCGCTGCTGCGCCTGCTTCGGCAGGCGCATGCGCTTGGTCTGAAGGCGCGGAGCATAACCGAGATCGGCGATCCGGTCCGGGTCATGCGGGACTGTGTCTCGCGCGAGGCGATCACGCTGGCTATGGCGTCCGTGACCGGACCGGAAACGGCGCGCCGTCTCCTGCGCGAGATCCCTTGCGCCATGCTGCTGGTCCGGGTGGTCCATCCGGGTAGGATGGCATCGCCGCACGAGATTCTGGTCCCGGTCTATGGCGGCGAGTTCGAGGGCGGCAGCCTCGAGTCGGCGGCCGATCTCCTGGCCAGTCTTGGAGCGTACTGGCACGCTCGGGTCGTCCTCTTACAGTTGAGGCAGCCGCTGACGCGGCTGTTCGAGCGTCGACGCTTCGGAGAGGAGACGCCGGAACAGGCGGAACGTAAGCTGATCCCGATTGTGACTGCGCTCTCCCGCCGGGGCATGGCGACGGGGACGCGGGTCTCGCGGGGCCGTCGCCACGGTCCCGGCATCACGGCTGAGGCGGCCGCTAGACGCCATGATCTCATCTTTGTGGGGACGAAGGGGCCGAAACGCTTCCTGCAGTGGTTACGCACTGAGACCGTCGACCATCTGGTGCGGAAGAGTCCATGCGACCTGATGCTTTTCCGACCGGCGGCCGCCTGA